Part of the Zingiber officinale cultivar Zhangliang chromosome 8A, Zo_v1.1, whole genome shotgun sequence genome, agaaggaatatgcttatcgggtgtcgaagagtggccttcggatccaattctcagcttctggagtcgatgtggtgcTGGAAGTTCGCTGAACGGCGGTCTAAAGCGGCGTAAAATTGCTCCAAGATCTTTTTATTCCTGACGGCTCACCTCCCCCCTGGCAAAAAGGGTTAAACCCCTTATATAGCCTTAGGGTTTGGCCGCGGCGGCACGACCGTGTAAAGGCGGCATGGTCGTGCCCTTCTCCGATTCGGTGCTtggctacacggccgtgtagggttgcacgaccgtgtagcccttgggctctgtctcctggggcacgaccgtgcagtgGTGCACGGTCGTGTAAGTCTCCTTCTTTGCCTggagtggcacgaccgtgcagggttgcacgaccgtgtgctgatTGGCTGCTGTTGTggtcgcacgaccgtgcagggttgcacgaccgtgtgctcttcctctcctgtttggccacacgaccgtgcagggtcgCATGGCCGTGTTGTCTGGTTGGTTCAGGTGCATCAATACTCTCCGTTCAAGCTCCAAAAATCTTTCCTGTCAACATAAagccaaacaaagagcagatatccgaacaaaacaatagacatgatgaatacaagataaaagatgtgatcatgtgaagaatatatgtgcataagtcaagtgaatgtgcactaaaacatgcgtacaagatcataatatttgcgcacatcacacccccagacttgaacctttgcttgtcctcaagcaaaatgctacaaactatgttcatgaaatCCTGTAGGGTTTCATAATccttagtgcattcgcctaactctatcatctAGTTTCACTAATAAGCATGACTGTGGAGTAGCCTAAGTATGACCTAAATATAAGTCctttgtgctcggtgcagtaagtagctcaagctcttcaagtttccattctctgtcctagttaagtcgtcatacaattgagttcctaatgtttccaatgataggcacttacctgtcacacacttggttcgttttccttaaattacacaaggtctcaaagggtacttctcggaatcaagagaaacgcaacattcatttccccagtaatctaactcgatctcaaaggggtgaattgttagtttccactcacgacaactatttttttatcccttatttttttaatttttttaatttttttatatagtgctatagaggtgtagcacttattacacatgcgatgcatatgttgggatttgaaTTTTTCCGAATGaacttccatgatccgaggttatccagtaaccaaaatgtaaataaggaatcaccatgggaacacaagtactaaacagtttagatgaatcataactatttcaaaagtatGTCTACCATTCAAGCTTAAGTGCTTAAGTGCAGTGAAAATaagtccttaaggttaggccaaaaacttataccgaactccgtacaatacttagcttatttcatgctactaaagatagaaaaaggagatacactaaacatactaacacAATCTGGACCATTCATGAACTAAGAAAGTGCTAGACattttgctattggacaagtTGCTGAAGAAGTAGAcggttgatgttctcaaataatGCGCAAACAGAaacaaataaaatgcaaatagataaaactaaactaaacagataaaagaaagcaaataacatatgcaaaaacaaaagaaaggcTCTCAACCagactcaggttgtgcaacaacaccccccagacttagacttttcatcgccttgatgaaatcaatatagtggcgggggtgggggataaggagGTCCTTGATGTGACCCCGGGGGAAATTTAGGGAAACCAGGGAGATGACCTATGTGCTGATGATATTGATACAAAGCGTCTACTTACTGTtgagtgatatccatatcatacATAAAGTTCCTCATTCTCTCCTGGTCCACCTCATAATCTTGTACGAACCCCGTCACCTGAATATGGAAGTCTCtagtgaactgaaaatgatctcGCACCTCCCTAAATTGATCGTCAAAAAgcttgaagcgaccctccaacaactATTGTTGGGCATTGTGCTTCTCGTGAAGAGATTCTAAGGAGGTACtgaagtcagaaaaatcaaaactagagggtcccgtgccataggcaaaagagtgcctaggaggttccgGATGTCTGGAAGGCTGCGGGAAACCTGATGGAGAGGGTTCTTGGTGGTACTCGGGTTCTCCTACTATGGGAGGCACATTCTCGGGGGCTGGATCAGTGATCACCCAATTTGCAAGAttgcgaactgaagtgcgctcgggaTAAGGAAGGGGTAGAGGGAAACCAAAGGCCCTAGGaaaggcaaactcattctcatcccgacaaatcatcttcattgcaagacaagaatcgatgttgatcttatcattgccatgaataacctCTAGTCCGTTAAGCTCACAACCTAAATTATGTGCTATTGGAgtaatcaatccaccaaacacaaTTGTCCCTGAAGACGCCCTAGCTGCCCTTACTAAGGTTTGCAGGAATGGAACccgaatcaaaatcaactttcttCAACATTGCCCAAAGACAATAGAGTTCAGTCTTTTTAATCACCCTGTCACTATCTCCTCAACCAAAgattgttttgctcatcactcggtgcatgtatctaaaggtcgggttttgcatgtgggatgccttggctctagagggttcataagggtcaTTCGATCCGGTTATAGAcctccaaaattcattccatctaatCCCACTATCAAATCCTTGGGCACTTCCATTAGGCAAACCAAAACAATCATTAAAATCATTAAaagtccaccgaacttctttgttcatcatcctaaaagttatgatccctatgtAGTCTTCTTCAGATGAATATTTAACATTAAGCGAACTCAAAAATTTAAAGACTAGACGAGGGTAAGTCGGTGCATGACAGTACATTATATCATTCTAGTCTAAAGagctaatcatccaatcaatatcatccctaattcctagcatatccataGTGGCGGGATCCATATATTTCGTGCATACAATTTTCCTAGCGACAAGGTTATCATATCTAACTTTTTGatcttgatttctaaaaataatattaaatgtattttcgttaccttcgtcgcgtgctaCCTCTTCCTTTTGCCTTTTGATGATGAAgctttcccttttcctttgtcACCTCTCGGTGCATCTCCTTCTCCAGATCCACCACTTCCTCGACGAAGCCTCTTCAAGATCTGCGACATGGTGAGCTTAGAATTCCGTGGAGATAAGTCCTTGAGGATAGGAGCAGGGGAGAGGAGGAATAGGGGATTAGCTTCTTTTTCCAAAGTTTTGGCTTGGGAATGTGTTAGATCTAGATATAGATCTAAGGAAAAGTGGACTTAGAGGGAGAAATTAGGGTTGGCTGAGGTATGATGTGGAGGGAGAGAGTTTTGGGGGAGGTGGAAGTAGAGGTTAGGGTTTCTTGGAGGTGTGGCAGCGCCGCACGGGCTTAGGTACgatcgtgtcttatagacacggccaAGTTAGGTCGGGTGACCTCCTCCTTTCTCCCCTCGGCTGTGAGCACACAGCCGTGCTGAGTGGCACGGCCCAGATCTCCTTCTCCTCTGGTTTCTCCACACGGGCGTGCCTGATGGCACGACCAGCCCCCTTTTCTTCTCGGCTTAGGCCACATGGTCATGCCGAGTGGCACGGCCTGTGGCTTTTGCTCCTCTGTCGGCTATGCACGGACGTGCAAGGTTGCATGACCACCTCCTTTTAGCTCGGGATGACTCGTCTTTCGTTATTTCGACCCCTCCGACGCCTCCACGCCCATAAATTGCTCACGGCCAGCTCGTGGAGGCCATGCACATCCtgaaaaggaacaatcaaaaatAAAACACTTGACTAAACTTATCAAAGAAACAAAACACATAACAGAATGATCAACTAAAATGAAAAgggaaaacccttgggttgcctcccaagaagcgcttgttttaggtctttagctcgaccccgtttCGGTCAGTGCGGGCTAAACCCATGGAAGCatggctctcctcctagggttagtgTTCCAGTCTGCGCCTTTAGCTTTGCTCATGCAGGACATATATACTTCTTGTCGTCTGCGGGAGGGGGACTTTCTCGAAAGGTGCGCTCCTCGACCTCGCGTGCGTCTATTCTGCTAGGTTTTCCCCGGGAAAAGGAGATGCAGTTAGAAGGGTTGGACAAATCAAATTCAATTCTTTCTTTACCCATCTCCAATGATAGCTTGTGATTCTTCACATCAATGAGAGCTCCTGCCGTGGcgaggaatggtcttccaaggatgatcgaGATTTTGGGGTCCTCCTTCATATCCATAATGATGAAGTCCATGGGGATGACACAACCCCCCACTTCTACTGGAACGTCTTCCACTAtacccattgggtatctacatgaatggtcaacCAACTGCAATGtcatagtagtcagtttaatgcTTTGGAATCCCAACTTCTTGCACAGAGAGTACGAGAGTAGGCTGACACTAGCTCCCAAATCGCAGAAGGCTCTTGGTATGAGTTCAGAGCTAATTTTGTACGGTATGGAAAAACTTCCTGGATCCTGAAGTTTTGGTGGGGAATTCACCATTAAAAGAGCACTACAACCCTCTGTCAATGCTATGGTCTCGAAGTCGCCTTTTTGTCTTCTATTGGATGAGattccctttaaaaattttgCGAACTTCGGCATCTGGTGCAGCGCATCTAACAATGGCACCTCAACGCAAATCTCTTTAACCTTTTTCAGAAGCAGgagaaactcttcatccttttgggatgCTATAAGCTTCTGAGGAAACGGGATCATCTGATTCTGTGGGGTAGTCTGACAAGCTTCTCCAATCTTTTTAGTACCCTCTTCTCCATCCATGTTTTGAGTCTGATTGGGCATTAGGAGAGTGAGTTCCTTTTCTGAGTCAAGCTTCATTTGAGTGATGATTTGAGGGTTTCCCACAGTACGTCCGCTCCGCAGCTCAATACGATTGCAATGTTCCACCGGATTTAAATCTGGTTTCCCTGGGAATGTACCCTGTGCTCTTGAGACAGACTGAGCTATCTGGGCTAtctggctgtcttgcatcttCTGGTGTTTTTCTGAGTTCTCCAGCCTCTGAGTCAGTTGCTTGATCTCGCTCCTCATCTCCTTTTTCTCCGAGAGagcttcctcaagcatctttttAATCCTAGACAGTTGTGTAGGTTGCTCCTGTTGATGAGTCTGCGGTCCAGGTTGGTAGGTCTGATGTGCAGGCCCCTGGTCCTGATTATTTCGGTATGAAAAGTTGGGGTGGTTCCTCCATCCAgtgttgtatgtgttggagtacggattgtTTTACCTCTGATTGTAGCCTGTTATTGCATCGCATTACTGAAGTTGGTTTTTCTATGCCTGCATTGGCCCAAGGGGGCAAGTATCTTAAGTGTGGTCTGCACTTCCGCAGATGTCGCAAGCACAGACTATTGCATTAGCTGTGTTGCTACCCATGGCTTCAAATTTCTTAGTTAGGGCGTCCAGCTTCACAGACATGAGTGTGAATGCATCCACCTCGAATTTTCCTGACGCCTTTATCTAATTTCTTGAGAAAGCACCGCTAGATCTTTCAgatgcccactgatggtggtttAGTGCCACATTTTCTATTATcccttcagcttcatcaaggctttTGTTCATCAGTGCCCCTCCTGCCGCAGAATCCAATGATACTTTCGTGTGATAATTtattccattgtagaaggtgtgtagAACTAGCCACTTCTCAAGGCCATAATGGGGGCACTATCTCTGCATGCTCTTGAACCGGTCCCAGGCTTCAAATAGGGATTCTGAGTCTATCTGCTTGAAATTGGCAATCAAGTTCCTCATGTGGGCAGTCTTGCTtgggttggggggggggggtagaacttgtctaagaatttctgctcacattgctcccaagatGATCTGCTATCTGCTGGTAGAGAATTCAACCACTGCTTGGCCCGGTATTTCAGAGAGAATCCGAAAAGAAGCAGTCTCACCGATTCTGGAGGAACCTCATTCACCTTCATCGTGCCACAAATTTCATAAAACAGCTCTAGATGATGATTCAGGTCTTCGTGTGGCCCCCCTCCGAATTGATTTTTCtggaccatgtggattactgcgagcttgatctcaaagttgtcagCATCGATGGGTGGTCAGGTGATACTGGATTGGACCCCTCGTGCATATGGTGACGCATAATCTTTCAGCAGTTTATCGGCCATTCCTGAGGGTTCTTTTGCTGCTTGGAAAGCTTTCTATAAATTCCTTCTCCTCAGAAAGGTCCTGTCAATCTCTAGATCCAATTGTAGCAGCTGTCCTGAAAGGTTAGCTCTACGCATGCAGAAGAAAAGAGAACAAGATGGAAAATATGACAgcaagaaatgaaaaagaatgaATGCAGTAAGGAAGGAGagtgaaaatattttattaatagtaGATTTTTTTATATGcaaagaataaagaaaacaaagcctagtctaatccaatatgacCTAGCTAGTGTTATggacgcagtccccggcaacggcaccaaaaacttattacgcttccgcaagtgcatggattcgtcgtcagtaataaaaatatcgatcccacagggattggctataagcactagcaatcgctcacttatggttagctagactaccaacgGTCTTGATCAGGCTAAG contains:
- the LOC122010956 gene encoding uncharacterized protein LOC122010956 — translated: MLEEALSEKKEMRSEIKQLTQRLENSEKHQKMQDSQIAQIAQSVSRAQGTFPGKPDLNPVEHCNRIELRSGRTVGNPQIITQMKLDSEKELTLLMPNQTQNMDGEEGTKKIGEACQTTPQNQMIPFPQKLIASQKDEEFLLLLKKVKEICVEVPLLDALHQMPKFAKFLKGISSNRRQKGDFETIALTEGCSALLMVNSPPKLQDPGSFSIPYKISSELIPRAFCDLGASVSLLSYSLCKKLGFQSIKLTTMTLQLVDHSCRYPMGIVEDVPVEVGGCVIPMDFIIMDMKEDPKISIILGRPFLATAGALIDVKNHKLSLEMGKERIEFDLSNPSNCISFSRGKPSRIDAREVEERTFRESPPPADDKKYICPA